The following are from one region of the Methanobrevibacter sp. genome:
- a CDS encoding SseB family protein gives MIMHKHLRVVIEDIYLNNNEITESLLLKLINEFRYSNLYIPAKREDGTLNFIIYEDDGIKITPLFTDLDEFRKFFKGEDIEALSNSFELYRNVLKTSEIEGYILNPASEKYLFKKEFILSIENVPKTSFYSSNPYSKEELKAMFDSIDNASLEEFIEKGHNIGDYESLFERLSNSDILALMLSDIAFDDEIIDMQRTGPVAGMYMDNVGGTYATIFSSREKMTSVNAPKHKYAQLINLATLVNFVLSEDMDGIVLNPGTDNVLIPRSELLKYSLGFERYANDERLSNSIYYIFKI, from the coding sequence ATGATTATGCACAAGCACCTGAGGGTTGTCATCGAGGACATCTACCTCAACAACAATGAAATCACTGAAAGCCTGCTTTTGAAGCTTATAAATGAGTTCAGGTATTCCAATCTCTACATCCCCGCCAAAAGGGAGGACGGCACCCTGAATTTCATAATATATGAGGATGACGGCATAAAGATCACTCCCCTTTTCACTGACCTTGACGAGTTCCGCAAGTTCTTCAAGGGCGAGGACATCGAGGCCTTGAGCAACTCGTTTGAACTGTACCGAAACGTCCTGAAGACCTCTGAAATTGAGGGATACATCCTCAATCCAGCTTCGGAAAAGTACCTCTTCAAAAAGGAGTTCATCCTCTCAATAGAAAACGTTCCGAAGACCTCCTTCTACTCCTCAAACCCATACTCGAAAGAGGAGCTCAAGGCAATGTTCGACTCAATCGACAACGCAAGTCTTGAGGAATTCATAGAAAAAGGGCATAACATCGGGGATTACGAAAGCCTTTTTGAAAGGCTCTCAAATTCAGATATCCTGGCGCTCATGCTTTCAGACATTGCTTTTGATGATGAAATCATAGACATGCAGAGGACAGGCCCGGTTGCAGGCATGTACATGGACAATGTCGGAGGAACCTATGCGACAATATTCTCATCAAGGGAGAAGATGACTTCCGTAAACGCTCCTAAGCATAAGTATGCCCAGCTCATCAATCTCGCAACCCTTGTCAATTTTGTCTTAAGCGAGGACATGGACGGGATAGTCCTGAATCCAGGCACCGACAATGTCCTCATTCCAAGATCAGAGCTTCTAAAATATTCATTAGGCTTTGAGAGATATGCAAATGACGAGAGGCTTTCCAACTCAATTTACTACATTTTCAAAATCTAA
- a CDS encoding zinc ribbon domain-containing protein — MTRFCPDCGAAVIGNNKFCKNCGCDVSHLIEPIPINPNVAKTQQTFAAQNPNAAQAQQTFAGQNPYMAQMAQKDYTVWIIVGIILSIIIAVIGPIVGMIIGAYVYSKRQFNPKNETYGIVVMSVGLIFFVIEILFIILVLMY; from the coding sequence ATGACAAGATTTTGCCCGGACTGCGGTGCGGCCGTCATAGGCAACAACAAATTCTGCAAGAACTGCGGATGTGACGTAAGCCACCTGATAGAGCCTATTCCAATAAACCCGAATGTGGCTAAGACACAGCAGACATTTGCGGCCCAAAACCCGAATGCGGCACAGGCTCAGCAGACTTTCGCTGGCCAAAATCCATACATGGCTCAAATGGCTCAAAAAGATTATACAGTATGGATTATAGTCGGAATTATCCTATCAATCATCATTGCAGTCATAGGTCCGATTGTGGGAATGATTATCGGAGCTTACGTATACTCCAAAAGGCAGTTCAATCCTAAAAACGAAACATATGGAATTGTCGTGATGAGCGTAGGATTGATCTTTTTCGTGATTGAGATCTTATTCATAATATTGGTTTTGATGTATTAA
- a CDS encoding HIRAN domain-containing protein, with the protein MKDTYQSTLEIKPNDNFSEALRLKKKGDIESALKLLDDADSVEVYTLKAEMLADIKDFKKSIVYLDKALAIESDDDLLIRKADALYSWARICYFPENDYQKALKLADDALETIPEGIDASEIWFLKGEIHQSMEDHINARRCFLKAEGRFEELDALEGELNQFEIHKDDTLINITGTGFYEGLEPFVRGAVLKLSKDSENEHDPDAIAVMKDDRIVGYVANSDYTLINDVKSASEIKASIRDTSKAEVLFIFQGEFVIAKVIF; encoded by the coding sequence ATGAAGGACACTTACCAGTCAACTTTAGAAATCAAGCCGAATGACAACTTTAGCGAAGCCTTAAGGCTTAAGAAAAAAGGCGATATTGAAAGTGCTTTGAAATTGCTTGATGATGCAGATTCGGTTGAGGTCTACACTCTCAAGGCTGAAATGCTGGCAGATATAAAGGATTTTAAAAAATCTATTGTATATTTAGACAAGGCATTGGCCATCGAAAGCGATGATGATCTGTTAATCAGGAAGGCCGATGCGCTCTACAGCTGGGCGAGAATCTGCTATTTTCCAGAAAACGATTACCAAAAGGCATTAAAACTGGCCGATGATGCACTGGAGACAATTCCAGAGGGGATTGACGCTTCAGAAATCTGGTTTTTAAAAGGAGAAATCCATCAGTCAATGGAAGACCACATCAATGCAAGAAGATGCTTTTTAAAGGCTGAAGGCAGATTTGAAGAGCTTGACGCACTTGAAGGTGAGCTCAACCAGTTTGAAATCCATAAGGATGACACTCTAATCAACATCACAGGCACAGGATTTTACGAAGGACTTGAGCCATTCGTAAGGGGAGCGGTCCTGAAGCTTTCAAAAGATAGTGAAAACGAGCATGACCCTGATGCAATAGCCGTCATGAAGGATGATAGGATAGTCGGATATGTTGCAAACAGCGACTATACCCTAATCAACGATGTCAAGAGTGCATCCGAGATAAAGGCCAGCATAAGGGACACATCAAAAGCTGAAGTCCTCTTCATATTCCAGGGTGAATTCGTGATAGCGAAAGTGATTTTTTGA
- a CDS encoding SseB family protein, giving the protein MAENVTNKYLKEAIKEIEELKDNVESDVLSNFIFELKMSNLLIPGIDNGDELVYETLISQEDDLTFLPLFTDADEFYKHYAKDSEYEPIENEFEIYAGIANDEAIDGIIINVETESFEITKEMLEIAEADYSIAYEEAEALSGEEIKEIYDSISNDDLEKFIADEANEDDFEGIMVELSNANVMNLVVSDEAFDDEDGIIKASDVDGFSLCAMEDDTSRYAILFTSKDAISDAISDDDGLNYYAQITDVNALFEFVLRSDMDGVIINPNGDEFLIPRSEIISQASGIELIVGDGSLKDCLEYAFKL; this is encoded by the coding sequence GTGGCGGAAAATGTAACCAACAAATATCTAAAAGAAGCAATCAAAGAAATCGAAGAACTCAAGGACAATGTGGAATCTGACGTATTGTCAAATTTCATTTTCGAGCTTAAAATGTCAAACTTGCTGATACCTGGAATTGACAACGGTGATGAGCTGGTTTATGAAACTTTAATCTCACAGGAGGACGACCTGACTTTCTTGCCGCTGTTTACAGACGCAGACGAGTTCTACAAGCATTACGCTAAGGACAGCGAGTACGAGCCGATTGAAAACGAGTTCGAAATCTATGCAGGAATTGCAAACGACGAGGCAATAGATGGAATAATCATCAATGTGGAAACAGAATCATTTGAAATCACAAAGGAGATGCTTGAAATTGCCGAAGCCGACTACAGCATTGCATATGAGGAAGCCGAAGCTTTGAGCGGCGAGGAGATAAAGGAAATCTATGACAGCATCTCAAATGATGATTTAGAAAAGTTCATTGCTGATGAGGCGAATGAGGATGACTTCGAGGGCATAATGGTCGAGCTTTCAAATGCCAATGTCATGAATCTTGTCGTAAGCGATGAGGCTTTCGATGATGAGGATGGAATCATCAAAGCCAGTGATGTTGACGGATTCAGCTTATGCGCCATGGAGGATGACACATCAAGATATGCGATTCTCTTCACTTCAAAAGATGCCATCTCAGATGCCATCTCAGACGATGACGGCCTGAACTACTATGCCCAGATTACAGACGTCAATGCTCTATTTGAGTTCGTGCTTAGAAGCGACATGGACGGCGTCATCATAAATCCGAACGGCGATGAGTTTCTAATTCCAAGGTCAGAAATCATATCACAGGCAAGCGGCATAGAGCTGATTGTCGGTGACGGCAGCCTGAAAGATTGCCTTGAATACGCATTCAAGTTATGA
- a CDS encoding carboxypeptidase-like regulatory domain-containing protein produces the protein MDNRKIILILCVIIAIIAICFAAMFLSKEKTIIEVSNETIFSGDSLTVNLTDSNGNPIADQNVSIRLKDQDDGTRTNINGTTDSDGKVKLTLVKVGDYDVEVKFDGNGKYESSSAEAIFKVNEK, from the coding sequence ATGGACAATCGAAAGATTATTTTGATTTTATGCGTGATAATCGCAATCATCGCAATATGCTTTGCGGCGATGTTTCTTTCTAAGGAAAAAACAATCATTGAAGTTTCAAACGAGACTATTTTTTCCGGCGATTCACTTACTGTCAACCTCACTGACAGCAATGGAAATCCGATAGCCGACCAGAATGTCAGCATAAGGCTCAAGGACCAGGATGATGGGACAAGAACCAACATAAATGGGACCACGGATTCCGATGGAAAGGTAAAGCTCACGCTGGTGAAAGTAGGAGACTATGACGTTGAGGTAAAATTCGATGGAAACGGCAAGTATGAATCAAGCTCCGCTGAGGCAATCTTCAAGGTAAACGAGAAGTAG
- a CDS encoding zinc ribbon domain-containing protein, whose product MANFCIKCGFKLNDADIFCRNCGAKVKVHYSSAYLKSTIYEELEAKKILQAIKSSDAFSNELHRNDLSPEDGNEIIAQLENEISSSKIKSNDVQRRLKELLSEYRYKVGIERAIGREVEKLFESEEIKPKIEKYYVSQEELLAIKENVQNNIYSSKKENISLEEIRSQTNIELEKKLAKKIEIENVLKRQEEYRKRAEASKRSDSVDEEPSRSQSGGYCDNKCIHYREEYWDDDGELVAEATGNCFRSCDLRHRLGGFCEDYEKKRVNRY is encoded by the coding sequence ATGGCTAATTTTTGTATTAAGTGTGGGTTTAAATTAAATGATGCTGATATTTTTTGCAGGAACTGTGGCGCTAAAGTAAAGGTGCATTATTCATCTGCTTACTTAAAAAGTACCATTTATGAAGAGTTGGAAGCTAAAAAAATACTTCAAGCAATAAAATCCAGTGATGCTTTTTCAAATGAGTTACATAGGAACGATCTGTCACCTGAAGATGGAAATGAAATCATTGCGCAATTGGAAAATGAAATATCCTCCAGTAAAATTAAAAGTAATGATGTACAAAGAAGATTAAAGGAATTGCTATCGGAATACAGATATAAAGTAGGGATTGAAAGAGCAATTGGAAGGGAAGTTGAAAAGTTATTTGAATCAGAGGAAATTAAACCAAAAATAGAAAAATACTATGTTTCTCAAGAAGAATTGTTGGCTATTAAGGAGAATGTGCAAAATAATATTTACTCCAGTAAAAAAGAAAATATAAGCCTAGAAGAGATTAGGAGCCAAACAAACATAGAATTGGAAAAAAAATTAGCTAAAAAAATAGAAATAGAAAATGTGTTAAAAAGACAAGAGGAATATAGAAAAAGAGCTGAAGCTAGTAAAAGAAGTGACTCTGTTGATGAAGAACCCTCCCGCAGTCAATCTGGCGGATATTGTGATAACAAATGCATACATTACCGAGAAGAATATTGGGATGATGACGGAGAGCTAGTTGCTGAGGCCACTGGTAATTGTTTTCGGTCCTGTGATTTAAGACATCGTCTTGGAGGTTTTTGTGAAGATTACGAAAAAAAGAGAGTTAATAGATATTAA
- a CDS encoding AAA family ATPase, with the protein MTKSANEILDEIKTTAAEEKQEESHSIDEYLDELNRLVGLEKVKKDVNSLINLVQIRKIREERGISQPAMSLHLVFSGNPGTGKTTVARLLSKIYHEIGLLSKGHLVECDRSSLVGGYVGQTAIKTQDVIQKALGGILFIDEAYSLASSSENDYGQEAINTILKAMEDNRDDLIVIVAGYPALMDNFLNSNPGLESRFNKFIYFDDYDDEQLYEIFMLMADEASLKLDEPAEQYLKEYLKKMYETRSKNFANGRSVRNFFEEVLTAQANRLAPKEDITDEELNTLTYEDFMVGEE; encoded by the coding sequence ATGACAAAGAGCGCCAACGAGATACTTGATGAGATAAAAACCACTGCTGCAGAAGAAAAGCAAGAGGAATCACACTCAATCGATGAGTATCTCGACGAGCTCAACCGGCTGGTCGGCCTTGAGAAGGTCAAAAAGGACGTCAACTCACTGATAAACCTTGTCCAAATTAGGAAAATCAGAGAGGAAAGGGGAATCTCCCAGCCTGCGATGAGCCTTCATTTAGTTTTCTCTGGAAATCCCGGAACCGGAAAGACAACCGTTGCAAGGCTTCTCTCCAAGATATACCATGAGATAGGACTCCTCTCAAAGGGCCATCTGGTGGAATGCGACAGGTCATCCCTTGTGGGAGGATATGTCGGCCAGACCGCAATAAAGACCCAGGATGTCATTCAGAAGGCATTGGGAGGAATACTTTTCATCGATGAGGCATATTCGCTGGCATCAAGCAGCGAAAACGATTACGGCCAGGAAGCGATAAACACCATCTTAAAGGCGATGGAGGACAACCGTGACGATTTAATTGTCATCGTAGCAGGATATCCTGCATTGATGGACAATTTCCTAAACTCCAATCCGGGCCTCGAGTCAAGGTTCAACAAGTTCATATACTTCGATGACTATGACGACGAGCAATTGTATGAGATATTCATGCTGATGGCCGATGAGGCAAGCCTCAAGCTTGACGAGCCTGCAGAGCAGTATCTGAAGGAGTACCTTAAAAAGATGTATGAGACCAGATCCAAGAACTTTGCAAACGGAAGGTCTGTTAGAAACTTCTTTGAGGAGGTATTAACTGCACAGGCAAACAGGCTAGCTCCTAAAGAGGACATTACAGATGAAGAATTAAATACCTTAACATATGAGGATTTCATGGTGGGTGAAGAATGA
- a CDS encoding Ig-like domain-containing protein produces the protein MYSKKKFFIISLLFLVLISVSAVSANENITALDEPQENDIVNINDDSNTLNNDEIHPIQAQIIADDFQSTYNSNKRLYVQVKDLDGNVLEDVCVDMKFDRGYKYCDYTNRNGKCSFYIDEQAGSYKATISLNDPNYVAEPVDINVKIAKAQVKLFVNKITAPSNQYLTLKAKVTDGRNIVVDEGTVKFKVNGKTYSSKVNEGVASVKIKLSKVKTYTYQASFSSENYNSKSASSQIIVKDAKKWHTYTFGKYKFTVTKSQYDKIQYVIDHENDGYLDTYADFKVNTGKYCKSKKPIYKTVKETKYKWEYKKVLSYESFYGNNYYDSYSYDLTSYYNQGWELYGWYDVDYSDGYESYAKLKKKVKYTSTKKVISGYKYKKLPVYAVVTTYCAINGGKYVNYPQVQFVGLDGENTGNWEYLTANYRIR, from the coding sequence ATGTATTCAAAAAAGAAATTTTTCATCATTAGTTTGCTTTTTCTTGTTTTGATAAGTGTTTCAGCAGTTTCGGCTAATGAAAATATCACAGCACTTGATGAGCCACAAGAAAATGATATTGTAAACATCAATGATGATTCAAACACTTTAAATAATGATGAAATTCATCCTATTCAGGCGCAAATTATTGCAGATGATTTCCAATCGACTTATAATTCCAATAAGCGGTTATATGTTCAGGTAAAGGATTTGGACGGTAATGTCTTGGAGGATGTTTGCGTTGACATGAAATTTGACAGGGGCTATAAATATTGTGACTACACAAATCGCAATGGAAAATGCTCTTTTTATATTGATGAGCAGGCAGGTTCCTATAAGGCCACAATTAGTTTGAATGACCCGAATTATGTTGCCGAACCTGTTGACATTAATGTAAAGATTGCTAAAGCACAGGTTAAGCTATTTGTCAATAAGATAACCGCTCCCAGTAATCAGTATTTGACATTAAAAGCGAAGGTTACTGATGGGCGTAATATTGTAGTTGATGAGGGAACAGTTAAGTTCAAGGTCAATGGAAAGACATATTCCTCCAAAGTAAATGAGGGGGTTGCATCAGTTAAAATCAAGCTATCGAAAGTAAAGACCTACACCTACCAGGCTTCCTTTTCTTCCGAAAACTACAATTCCAAGTCAGCTTCATCACAGATAATAGTTAAGGATGCTAAAAAATGGCATACATACACTTTCGGAAAATATAAGTTCACCGTTACTAAAAGCCAATATGATAAGATCCAATATGTCATCGACCATGAAAATGATGGGTATCTGGACACATATGCCGATTTTAAGGTAAACACAGGCAAATACTGCAAATCCAAAAAACCGATTTACAAAACTGTCAAGGAAACCAAATATAAGTGGGAGTACAAAAAAGTTTTATCTTACGAATCCTTTTATGGCAATAACTATTATGATTCATATTCCTATGATTTGACCAGTTATTATAATCAGGGCTGGGAATTATACGGTTGGTATGATGTGGATTATAGTGATGGATATGAATCCTATGCAAAGCTGAAAAAGAAAGTCAAATACACATCTACAAAAAAAGTCATAAGCGGGTATAAATACAAGAAACTTCCAGTGTATGCTGTCGTGACTACATATTGCGCAATTAACGGTGGAAAATATGTAAATTATCCTCAAGTGCAGTTCGTTGGACTCGATGGTGAAAATACGGGTAATTGGGAATATTTGACTGCAAATTATAGAATTAGGTAA